Proteins encoded by one window of Candidatus Kaelpia aquatica:
- a CDS encoding HD domain-containing protein, translating into MRLLFSSLILLLSCYLYPCNFVSSSSSQNSSCRRVQNTQRELYIEKIESLLQQVNDATEISEKTELVTKIEGLVYSLHELINESIRADFGSLQERIGTGEATIQDVSNFFSRISILPALKEIKGGFASKLEDGTFMDLATHCQEVIRCLQMLEEGNYDYLNQRMLSGESDLDRTNFDKVAAIYSSLMENAADKEVIWIAAALHDYGKVLFADHYTDGVKLAGDLLEELGVEEEKRADILDLIFLHGVLGEITLGEKSPKNIISYLEEKGVNDKNKFLKMLLVLNVVDTAALGSGWTANRQLEEKLYLADLENLVQLAEIYHNVRISGLLGGPVAVRNAKGELNQDEIASHIPSVINEIYQNEITEQEKVDFFDTFMREMKFNYTTFLLRGMNPQNVIKWLYLNAQVVRLSDNGINSIINTSDRRGEEVDVIFDNISIEQIRNTVEQEEVFLSQKLQNGEMFELFGIQMRFERENGILIIDTNNLPVSRGMSFLRKENPEYVLV; encoded by the coding sequence ATGAGGCTGCTTTTTTCATCCCTCATTTTACTGCTGAGCTGTTATCTCTACCCCTGTAATTTTGTCTCTAGTTCTTCTAGTCAAAATTCTTCCTGCCGCAGAGTTCAGAATACCCAGCGTGAGTTATATATAGAGAAAATTGAAAGCTTGCTTCAGCAAGTAAATGATGCTACAGAAATAAGTGAGAAAACGGAACTTGTCACAAAAATAGAAGGTCTGGTCTATTCTTTGCACGAGTTAATAAATGAAAGCATAAGAGCTGATTTTGGTAGTTTACAGGAAAGAATAGGGACCGGAGAAGCAACAATTCAGGATGTATCTAACTTTTTTAGCCGGATTTCTATTCTACCTGCATTAAAAGAAATTAAGGGTGGCTTTGCATCTAAATTAGAAGACGGTACATTTATGGATTTAGCCACTCATTGCCAGGAAGTCATTCGGTGTTTGCAGATGTTAGAGGAAGGTAATTATGATTATCTTAACCAAAGAATGCTTAGTGGAGAGTCGGACTTAGACAGAACAAATTTTGATAAGGTAGCAGCCATATACAGCTCTTTGATGGAAAATGCTGCAGATAAAGAGGTTATATGGATAGCAGCAGCACTACATGACTATGGTAAAGTTTTATTCGCTGACCATTATACAGATGGTGTAAAATTAGCAGGCGATTTGTTAGAAGAGCTTGGGGTAGAGGAAGAAAAAAGAGCAGATATCTTAGATCTTATATTTCTTCATGGGGTTTTAGGTGAGATTACTTTAGGAGAAAAATCTCCGAAAAATATAATTTCTTATTTGGAAGAAAAAGGCGTTAATGATAAAAACAAATTTTTAAAGATGTTACTCGTTCTTAATGTAGTAGATACTGCTGCTCTTGGGTCTGGCTGGACTGCAAACAGGCAATTGGAGGAGAAGCTATATTTAGCTGATTTGGAGAATCTTGTACAATTAGCTGAGATATATCACAATGTAAGGATTTCCGGATTGTTAGGAGGTCCTGTGGCCGTAAGGAATGCTAAAGGTGAATTAAATCAGGATGAGATAGCCAGCCATATTCCTAGTGTAATTAATGAAATATATCAGAATGAAATAACCGAGCAGGAGAAAGTGGATTTTTTTGACACATTTATGCGCGAGATGAAATTTAATTATACTACATTTTTATTGAGAGGTATGAATCCTCAAAACGTTATCAAATGGCTTTATTTAAATGCCCAAGTCGTGAGATTAAGCGATAATGGAATAAATTCTATTATAAATACTTCGGATAGAAGAGGTGAAGAAGTAGATGTAATTTTTGATAATATTTCTATAGAGCAGATAAGAAATACAGTGGAACAAGAAGAGGTATTTTTGAGTCAAAAATTGCAAAATGGAGAAATGTTTGAGTTATTTGGGATACAAATGAGGTTTGAGAGAGAAAATGGGATTTTAATAATAGATACGAATAATTTACCTGTTTCAAGAGGTATGTCTTTCCTGAGAAAAGAAAATCCGGAATATGTTTTAGTTTAA